Proteins from a single region of Antechinus flavipes isolate AdamAnt ecotype Samford, QLD, Australia chromosome 2, AdamAnt_v2, whole genome shotgun sequence:
- the NRN1L gene encoding neuritin-like protein gives MRPCCRRRRRRCCWRPLPFPGFLLLQLILAPGPGTAATSNRCDTIYKGFADCLIKLGNSMVQSGQSDKGTDLTPPELESICRSWENFQTCANGVLANCPQEATAIWASLKEESRKAQYPGNLHDLCSSRPFPPSNVRGVASEETNQETLQGSSSPGSPAPAPALLAAALALACILGPLA, from the exons ATGCGCccctgctgccgccgccgccgccgccgctgctgttGGAGACCACTCCCCTTCCCCGGCTTCTTGCTACTGCAGCTCA TCCTGGCCCCTGGTCCTGGGACCGCTGCCACCTCTAACAGATGTGATACTATTTACAAGGGCTTTGCTGATTGTCTGATCAAACTTGGGAACAGTATGGTCCAGAGTGGGCAGTCTGACAAGGGGACTGACCTCACACCCCCTGAACTTGAATCCATCTGCAG GTCATGGGAAAACTTTCAGACCTGTGCCAATGGGGTCCTGGCCAACTGCCCACAGGAGGCGACTGCCATCTGGGCGTCACTGAAAGAAGAATCCCGAAAGGCCCAATACCCGGGCAACCTACATGACCTGTGCAGCTCTCGGCCTTTCCCCCCAAGTAACGTCAGGGGTGTCGCCAGTGAGGAGACCAACCAGGAGACCCTGCAAGGGTCTTCGTCTCCTGgctccccagccccagccccagccctgtTGGCTGCAGCACTGGCCCTTGCCTGTATCCTAGGGCCCTTGGCTTAG